The window TGTGTATGCATTCAATTGAATTGTCTGGTGACGATAGCAAAGAGGTCACACCTGTTCCCATGCCGAACACAGAAGTTAAGCTCTTTAGCGCCGATGGTAGTTGGACTGACGTCCTGTGAGAGTAGGACGTTGCCGGGCAATTTTTTTATTTATCCACAGTAGCTCAGTGGTAGAGCTATCGGCTGTTAACCGATCGGTCGTAGGTTCAAGTCCTACCTGTGGAGCCATAGGCCCCTTGGTCAAGCGGTTAAGACACCGCCCTTTCACGGCGGTAACACGGGTTCGAATCCCGTAGGGGTCATTATTGTCATGGAGAATTAGCTCAGCTGGGAGAGCATCTGCCTTACAAGCAGAGGGTCGGCGGTTCGATCCCGTCATTCTCCACCATTTATTTTAATATTTCGGAGGGGTAGCGAAGTGGCTAAACGCGGCGGACTGTAAATCCGCTCCTTCGGGTTCGGCAGTTCGAATCTGCCCCCCTCCACCATCATTATTGGGCTATAGCCAAGCGGTAAGGCAACGGACTTTGACTCCGTCATGCGTTGGTTCGAATCCAACTAGCCCAGCCATAATGAGCCATTAGCTCAGTCGGTAGAGCATCTGACTTTTAATCAGAGGGTCAGAGGTTCGAATCCTCTATGGCTCATCATTAAAGGACTACTTTTGTAGTCCTTTTTTTCATGTTTGAATCCATTTTCATTTTTTTGTATATTAATATAGTAAGCGTTTTCTTAGATCACTTATTTGAGAGGAATGAACAAAATGGATAAAAAAGTAAAATTGATTGGTGCACCAAGTTGTTTTGGTCAACCACGTTTAGGTGTTGATTTAGGACCTGATGCAATTCGTTATACAAACTTAGTAGGTCGAATTAAATCTTTAAATGTGGATATAAAGGATTTAGGAAATATAGAAGCCGAGAAAATCAATGTTGAAATACATAGTAAAGAAAAAAATGACAATTTAAGGAACTTAGAAGAAGTTATTAAATTTAATGAAAAGTTAGCTAAACAAGTAGATGAAGTTGTAGAAAATGGTGATTTCCCATTTATCATTGGAGGAGACCATTCTATCGCGTTAGGTACTTTATCTGGATTAAGTAAGCATTACGAAAATTTAGGTGTTATTTGGTATGATGCACATGGAGATTTAAATGATAGTAAAACAAGTCCTTCGGGAAATATTCATGGTATGCCATTGGCTCAAGCATTAGGGATAGGTCATGAAAAACTTGTGAACTTGTACGAAGACGGTGTCAAAATTAAACCTGAAAATGTGGTTTTGATTGGTGTGAGAGATTTAGATGAAGGTGAAATTGAATATATTAAAGAAAATAATATTTTATGTTTTACTATGGATGATGTTGCTAGATTAGGTATTGGGAGAGTTATGGAAGAAACAGTGAGTTATTTAAAAGATAAAACAGATGGAATTCATTTATCACTAGATGTAGATGGGTTAGATCCTCAATTTACACCAGGTACTGGAACACCTGTCGTAAATGGTATAACATTGCGTGAGACGAATCAAGCATTAACTTATTTGCATGATCAAGATGTAATTAGTTCTTTTGAAATCGTGGAAGTTAATCCTTTATTAGATGAAAAAAATAAAACAGCTGAAGTTGCAACTTACATTGCAGAAGTATTTTTTGGTAAAAAGTATTTATAATAAATTATAGTAAGAGCCGAGTTAGTTTAGCTAATTCGGCTCTTTTAATTTTCATCTGAATCAGATAAAGGCATGACTTGAACGATAAACTCTTCTTCTCCTTTTTTTGTAGAAGCTTTTTTTACAAGTTTTTTTAAATCTTTTTTGAATGAATCTAAATTATTTTCATTGATTTTCAAAGGGTATGATAGTCTATCTTTTTTCTTCTCATCGTCACGATATCTTAAAAGCTCATGACTTGGAACTAATTTTTTAGCAACAGGTAAATAAAACTTTTGAATGATACTATGCTTTTGTTCTGTTTTAACCAATTCAATGATACCATTTTTCTCTAATTCAGCAAGGTGATAATGAATTTTTGCTCTAGGAATTTCTAATATGTCAGCAATTTGTTGACCAGTTTTTGGCTCGTCCCCTAAAATAGATAATAGCTGTATTCTAAATGGATCACTTACACATTTTAATTGATCGAGATTATCTATCACTAAAATATCATTCATAAAGTTTGACTCCTTTATCATATTTACTATTAAATTTATTATCTAATTATTTAAATATAGTGTCAAATATCTTATTGTTAAGTCTTTGTAAAGTAGCATTTTTTTGGATAGAAATATATTATAATTAACTTATTATAATTTATTTCATGGAGGGACTTTCATGATAGGTCATCAAATTAAGTCTTTAAGAAAAAAAGAAGGTATGACTCAAACAGAACTATGTGAAGGAATTATATCAAGAACTTATTTAAGCCTTATTGAAAAAGGATCTGTTCAACCATCTAGTAGTGTATTAAAAAGGTTATCTGAAAGGCTTAACACGACAATAGATGACCTTGAAAAAAATATTGAATCCAATCATGTCGACTCAATTACTTTAGAGCGTCATATAGCTAAAATGCTAAGCAAAGTAGAGACGGAGTCTGATGATTTAGATGATTTAATGGAAGATTTCATGAACCAGAAGTATGAAGCAAATAATGAGTTAACACATCATGAAGTCAGTAGAATTCATTATATATATAGTATCTATTACTTCAATAATAAAATATATAAAGACAGTATGAAACACATCATATTGGCTATAAAAAATATGAAATATCATACGTCAGCAGTCGATCGTATTAAGATGTATATCCAAAAGGGAAAGTTACATCTTGTTTTGAATGAATATGAGGAAGCAATGAATATTTTTTATGAAACATTGTTTAGTATAGAGAGAAATTACATAACAAATCAGAATGTCTCAGAAGTATTATATTTATTAGGTGTGACAAGTACTCTTTTGAGAGACTACTACCATTCAATGTACTATTTTAATAAAGCTTATACATTTAATGTAAAGTTTGATTATATGCATTATATGCATGAAATTATTTTTGGCAGAATATATGTTCATGACATTTTCAATAAAGACTTAAATTCATTAGTGGATGAATTTAAGAAATATGAGACAATTAAGAGTAATTTAGAAGTAAAAAAACGATTACTTATGATATTAAATAAAGATGTAAATATTTCACATTGGTTAAGTAAGGATAATGAAAGTCATAAATTTTACGAAGAAGTACCTACTTTTGTTGATTATGAAAATATGTTAACTAAGAATGAAGTAAATCAGTTTGAGCTACTCGATAAACAAGAAAAAATAAATTTACTTGATTTGTTTATCATCGAGCGCTCTGGGTTGTTTATGATATAATTTATGTATTGTTTGTGGTGTTTGGAGGAGATTGTGTGAATGGACTTTAAAGTATTAGAAAATTTAACATTATGGGATGTCGTCATTGGCATTATAGATTTATGTATCGTTTGGTATGTTTTTTACTTGATTATCACCGTTGTGAGAGGGACGAAAGCAATTCAATTGCTGAAAGGAATCTTATTCATATTAATTGGTAAAGTTGTGAGTGATATATTGAACCTCACGACGACGACGAGTATATTTAATACGCTTCTAGAGTGGGGTTTTCTAGTGATTATTATCTTATTTCAACCAGAAATAAGACGTGCACTTGAGCAATTGGGCCGCGGTAGTTTATTTAGATCATCGAATGTTAATAAATCAACTGAGCGAGAGACACTGGTTGAAGAGATGATGAAGAGTATTAAATATATGGCTAAAAGAAGAATTGGTGCATTAATCGTTTTTGAGAAAGAAACAGGATTAAAGGATTATATTGAGACAGGAATACCTATAAATGGTAAAATAACTTCTGAATTACTTATTAATATTTTTATACCAAATACACCTTTGCACGATGGTGCAATGATTATTCAAGGTAATGAGATTGCTACAGCTGCTAGTTACCTCCCGTTATCTGATAGTCCAAAGATTCAAAAGAGTCTTGGTACTAGACACCGTGCTGCAGTAGGAATTTCTGAAATTACAGATGCATTTACATTAGTGATATCTGAAGAGACAGGTAATGTGAGTGTTACACATGATGGTAAACTATACAAAGAAGTGAATTACGAAGAGTTAGAAGTGTTGCTAAATAAACATTGGTTTGGTTATGATATTGTGAACCGAGGTGAAATCGATGCTTGAAAATAAATGGGGCCTTAGGTTTATAGCTTTTTTACTCGCTTTATTTTTATTCTTATCAGTAAATGATGTGTTCGATAATTTATTTGGGGAAGGCCAATATAATGGAGAACAAACGACAACGATAAAAAATGTGCCTGTAGATGCTCAATACGATAAAGAAAACTTATATGTATCAGGACTACCTGAATCTGTCGATATAGAAATATCAGGTCCAAAGAGTATTGTAAAAAGAACAAGCGCTACTCAAGATTTTACAATAACTACAGATCTTTCGAATTTAAATACTGGAGATCATAATGTCAGTTTTGAGGCCGAAAACATTTCAGATAAACTAGAATACAGTATTAAGCCAACTGAATCATCAATTACGATAGAGGAATTGCTGACTGAGCGTTTTGATGTAGAAGCCGAGGTGAATAATAGTCGAATTGCAACGGGATATGAACTTGTTGGTGAAAGTTCAAAGCCTACACAAGTGTCAATCAGTGGGGGAAAATCCGAAATATCAAGAATTAGTTATGTGAAAGCTACATTATCATCAGATACTAAAATCAATCAAGATGTCACAGAAAAAGCAGAGGTTAATGTCTTTGACGCTAACTTAAACAAACTAAATGTTACTGTAAAACCAGCTACTATTACTGTAAATATTGATGTTCAAGAGACGTCTAAAACCGTTTCATTGAATCCAAATATCGAAGGTGAGGTTAAAAAAGGTTACGCATTAGATAAAGTATCTCTTGATACTAGCCAAGTAAAACTTTATGGTGACCGTGAAACATTGGATAAAATAGGTACGATAGATGTGCCAGTAGATGTAAATGATTTATCAAATGATTCTACAATTAACGTGGATATTCCTTTGCCAGAGAATATTTCGAAAGCAGAACCAAAAGAAATTGAAGCGAAAGTTATAGTCAAAAAAGAAAATGAATAATATTGAAAAGGGGATTTATTATGGGTAAATATTTTGGAACGGATGGAGTACGAGGTGTTGCAAATGAGGAGTTAACACCAGAATTAGCATTTAAAATAGGACGCTTTGGAGGTTATGTACTTGCTAAGCAAGGTCATGAGGCGCCAACAGTACTTGTCGGTCGTGACACTAGAATAAGTGGTGAAATGTTAGAGTCAGCATTAATTGCAGGATTACTATCTACTGGTATTGAAGTGATGAAATTAGGTGTTATTTCAACACCAGGTGTGGCCTATTTAACAAAAGAAATGGAAGCTCAAGCAGGTGTTATGATTTCTGCTTCTCATAATCCAGTCGGTGATAATGGAATTAAGTTTTTTGGTGCCGATGGTTTTAAATTAAAGGATGAACAAGAAGACGAAATCGAGAATCTCATCGATATGGATGAAGATACACTTCCAAGACCTACAGGGAAGTCACTATACCAAACATCTGATTATTTCGAAGGTGGTCAGAAATATATCAGTTATATTAAGTCAACGGTTGAAGGTGACTTAGATGGACTTAAGATTGGATTAGATGGAGCTCATGGTTCAACACATTCTCTAGCACCTTTCTTATTTGGTGATTTGGAAGCTGAGACAGTTACAATTGGATGTAATCCAGATGGATATAACATTAATGAGCAGGTCGGGTCTACGCATCCGGAAAAATTAAGAGAGTTAGTGAAAAATGAAGGGCTAGACTTTGGTTTAGCATTTGATGGTGACGGCGATCGCTTAATTGCTGTCGATGAAAATGGAGATATTGTTGATGGTGATAAAATTTTATTTATACTTGGTAAATATATGAATGAGAATAACGAGTTAAAAGACAATACAATTGTGTCAACAGTAATGAGTAATTTAGGTTTTTATAAAGCGTTAGATCGGATAGGATTATCAAGTGTAAAGACTAAAGTAGGGGACCGCTATGTTGTACAAGAAATGCGCCAAAATAATTATACATTAGGCGGAGAACAATCTGGTCATATAATTATGATGAATTACAATACGACAGGAGATGGACTGTTATCGGGTGCCCATTTGGCAAGCATAGTTAAACAATCTGGGAAAAAATTAAGTGAATTGGCAAAAGAAGTTGAAACATACCCTCAAACATTAGTGAATATCCGAGTAACAGATAAGCATGCTGTTACTGAAAATGATAAAGTCCAAGAAGTCATGACAAAAGTTGATACAGAAATGAATGGAGAAGGTCGTATTTTAGTTAGGGCTTCGGGAACAGAGCCATTAGTAAGAGTGATGGTTGAAGCAGCTACTGAAGAAAAGGCAATTCAGTATGCGGAAAGAATTGCTGACGTTGTGAAAAATGAAATGGGTTTGAATGAATAAATTTAAATAAACAAGGAATGACTTTCATTCCTTGTTTATTTTTTTGTTATACTTCAACATTAAAATATTTGCTTCAAGATACGCTCTACTGTACAATTAAATAAATTGTGTCAAAGGAGGATAGATGTATAGACATAATCTATCAAAAGCGCCAGAGCAAAATCTATAATGCAGACGAGGAGAATGGTGATCGAAAATTCGGCGGATGCCATTCCGGCCATAACGGTCGTAAACTTTATCTTTAAAACGGGTTGGTGACAATGCGAACAAAGAGATAAAGTCCAATGATTTATATATAAATATGGAGGAATTGTTATGTGTGGTATTGTAGGATATATTGGAAATCAAGATGCGAAAGAAATTTTACTTAAAGGATTAGAGAAATTAGAATATAGAGGCTATGATTCAGCAGGTATTGCTATTCGTAATGAAGAAGGTATTAAAGTTTTCAAAGAAAAAGGTCGTATTGCTGAATTACGTGAAAAAGTAGATGGTGATGTAGAAGCCAAAACAGGTATTGGTCATACACGTTGGGCAACACACGGTAAGCCAAGTGTGATTAATGCACACCCTCATACATCAACATCAGGTCGTTTCACACTTGTTCATAATGGTGTCATCGAAAATTATGAAGAAGTAAGAACTGAATTTATTAAAGATGTTCAATTAACATCTCAAACAGATACAGAGATTATTGTTCATTTGATTGAACACTTCTCAAATGAGGGATTATCAACAGAGGATGCATTTACGAAAGTATTGAAAACAATCCATGGTTCATATGCTATTGCGTTATTAGACTCAGAAGAGAGTGAAACAATTTATGTTGCTAAGCATAAGTCTCCTTTGCTTGTAGGTCTAGGTGATGACTTTAATGTTGTAGCAAGTGATGCAATGGCAATGCTTCAAGTAACGGATCAATTTGTAGAGTTAAATGATGAAGAAATTGTAATCGTGACAAAAGATAACGTTACAATCAAAACATTAGATGGTGAAACAATTAACAGAGACCCTTATACTGCTGAAATCGATGCTGATGATATCGAGAAAGGGACTTACGCTCATTTTATGTTAAAAGAAATTAACGAACAACCTGCAGTAATGCGTAAAATCATTCAAAATTATCAGGACGATGAAGGTCAATTGAAGATTGATCGTAATATATCTGAAGCAGTTAAAGAAGCAGATCGTGTATATATTATTGCATGTGGAACGAGTTACCATGCCGGTTTAGTTGGTAAAGAATATTTAGAGAAATGGGCACAAATACCAACAGAAGTGCATGTTGCTTCAGAATTCTCATACAATATGCCATTGCTTAGCGAGAAGCCTTTATTCATCTTTATATCTCAATCAGGAGAAACTGCAGATAGCCGTGCAGTACTAGTAAATATTAAAGAAAAAGGATATAAGTCATTAACAATTACTAATGTTCAAGGTTCAACTTTATCTCGTGAAGCGAACTTTACAATGTTATTACATGCAGGACCTGAAATTGCTGTTGCTTCAACGAAAGCATACACTGCACAAATCGCAGTATTATCAATTTTGGCTCAAGTTGCAGCACGTGATAATAACATTGATACAAATGTAGATTTAATGCCAGAACTTGCCAAAGTAACAACGGCAATGTCTGCAATTATTGATGATGCAGACCGCATGGAAGAAATTGCTAGAGAATATTTAAGTGAAACTAGAAATGCATTCTTCATCGGACGTAGCATGGATTACCATGTCAGCTTAGAAGGTTCATTGAAATTAAAAGAAATTTCATATATACAAGCGGAAGGATTTGCTGGTGGAGAATTGAAACACGGTACAATCGCATTGATTGAAGAAGGAACACCAGTTTTAGCATTAGCAACTCAAGAAAATGTTAACCTTTCAATTCGTGGTAATGTTCAAGAAGTTGAAGCACGCGGAGCAAAAGCATGTATCATTTCTTCAGAAGGATTAGAGAAAGAAGAAGATACTTACGTATTACCACATGTCCATGAATTGTTAACACCATTAGTATCAGTTGTAGCATATCAGTTAATCTCATATTACGCAGCATTACATAGAGATTGTGATGTAGATAAACCTAGGAACTTAGCTAAATCTGTTACAGTTGAATAATGATGTAAAGCTAAACTCTAATGATTTGGAGTTTAGCTTTTTTATATCATTATCAAAGAATATTTAAAACAGAATACATATAGGCGGATAATTATTTTATAAGTTACAAGCAGTATGAGTTGGAAATTATAGAGTATCGAAGACACTTACATCAACAACCAGAGGTGTCATTTAAAGAGTATGAGACAGCACAATATATACGATCAATATTAGGTCAATTAAGAACATTGTGAATTGATTGAAATTACTGAGACGAGTAAAGAGAATATAGGTATCAACATCACCATCCTAAATTTGGATTGAATGAACAATGTTTTGAGAAGGCATTTAACATGTTTATCGGGGTCATTGAGGGTTATCCGGAACAGAAATAGGGTATATATTAATGTGAATTGATTTTTAAAATGATCCCATCTTTAATGTTTAATGATAAAAATAAGAAGTGAACACTGTGACAAAAAAGTTAACCCGCTCAACGACTGATTCTATGATCGCTGGTGTGTGTGGTGGTATTGCAGAATACTTCGACTGG of the Abyssicoccus albus genome contains:
- the glmM gene encoding phosphoglucosamine mutase, which encodes MGKYFGTDGVRGVANEELTPELAFKIGRFGGYVLAKQGHEAPTVLVGRDTRISGEMLESALIAGLLSTGIEVMKLGVISTPGVAYLTKEMEAQAGVMISASHNPVGDNGIKFFGADGFKLKDEQEDEIENLIDMDEDTLPRPTGKSLYQTSDYFEGGQKYISYIKSTVEGDLDGLKIGLDGAHGSTHSLAPFLFGDLEAETVTIGCNPDGYNINEQVGSTHPEKLRELVKNEGLDFGLAFDGDGDRLIAVDENGDIVDGDKILFILGKYMNENNELKDNTIVSTVMSNLGFYKALDRIGLSSVKTKVGDRYVVQEMRQNNYTLGGEQSGHIIMMNYNTTGDGLLSGAHLASIVKQSGKKLSELAKEVETYPQTLVNIRVTDKHAVTENDKVQEVMTKVDTEMNGEGRILVRASGTEPLVRVMVEAATEEKAIQYAERIADVVKNEMGLNE
- the glmS gene encoding glutamine--fructose-6-phosphate transaminase (isomerizing) is translated as MCGIVGYIGNQDAKEILLKGLEKLEYRGYDSAGIAIRNEEGIKVFKEKGRIAELREKVDGDVEAKTGIGHTRWATHGKPSVINAHPHTSTSGRFTLVHNGVIENYEEVRTEFIKDVQLTSQTDTEIIVHLIEHFSNEGLSTEDAFTKVLKTIHGSYAIALLDSEESETIYVAKHKSPLLVGLGDDFNVVASDAMAMLQVTDQFVELNDEEIVIVTKDNVTIKTLDGETINRDPYTAEIDADDIEKGTYAHFMLKEINEQPAVMRKIIQNYQDDEGQLKIDRNISEAVKEADRVYIIACGTSYHAGLVGKEYLEKWAQIPTEVHVASEFSYNMPLLSEKPLFIFISQSGETADSRAVLVNIKEKGYKSLTITNVQGSTLSREANFTMLLHAGPEIAVASTKAYTAQIAVLSILAQVAARDNNIDTNVDLMPELAKVTTAMSAIIDDADRMEEIAREYLSETRNAFFIGRSMDYHVSLEGSLKLKEISYIQAEGFAGGELKHGTIALIEEGTPVLALATQENVNLSIRGNVQEVEARGAKACIISSEGLEKEEDTYVLPHVHELLTPLVSVVAYQLISYYAALHRDCDVDKPRNLAKSVTVE
- a CDS encoding YbbR-like domain-containing protein, with the translated sequence MLENKWGLRFIAFLLALFLFLSVNDVFDNLFGEGQYNGEQTTTIKNVPVDAQYDKENLYVSGLPESVDIEISGPKSIVKRTSATQDFTITTDLSNLNTGDHNVSFEAENISDKLEYSIKPTESSITIEELLTERFDVEAEVNNSRIATGYELVGESSKPTQVSISGGKSEISRISYVKATLSSDTKINQDVTEKAEVNVFDANLNKLNVTVKPATITVNIDVQETSKTVSLNPNIEGEVKKGYALDKVSLDTSQVKLYGDRETLDKIGTIDVPVDVNDLSNDSTINVDIPLPENISKAEPKEIEAKVIVKKENE
- the cdaA gene encoding diadenylate cyclase CdaA, which translates into the protein MDFKVLENLTLWDVVIGIIDLCIVWYVFYLIITVVRGTKAIQLLKGILFILIGKVVSDILNLTTTTSIFNTLLEWGFLVIIILFQPEIRRALEQLGRGSLFRSSNVNKSTERETLVEEMMKSIKYMAKRRIGALIVFEKETGLKDYIETGIPINGKITSELLINIFIPNTPLHDGAMIIQGNEIATAASYLPLSDSPKIQKSLGTRHRAAVGISEITDAFTLVISEETGNVSVTHDGKLYKEVNYEELEVLLNKHWFGYDIVNRGEIDA
- a CDS encoding helix-turn-helix domain-containing protein, producing the protein MIGHQIKSLRKKEGMTQTELCEGIISRTYLSLIEKGSVQPSSSVLKRLSERLNTTIDDLEKNIESNHVDSITLERHIAKMLSKVETESDDLDDLMEDFMNQKYEANNELTHHEVSRIHYIYSIYYFNNKIYKDSMKHIILAIKNMKYHTSAVDRIKMYIQKGKLHLVLNEYEEAMNIFYETLFSIERNYITNQNVSEVLYLLGVTSTLLRDYYHSMYYFNKAYTFNVKFDYMHYMHEIIFGRIYVHDIFNKDLNSLVDEFKKYETIKSNLEVKKRLLMILNKDVNISHWLSKDNESHKFYEEVPTFVDYENMLTKNEVNQFELLDKQEKINLLDLFIIERSGLFMI
- a CDS encoding ArsR/SmtB family transcription factor translates to MNDILVIDNLDQLKCVSDPFRIQLLSILGDEPKTGQQIADILEIPRAKIHYHLAELEKNGIIELVKTEQKHSIIQKFYLPVAKKLVPSHELLRYRDDEKKKDRLSYPLKINENNLDSFKKDLKKLVKKASTKKGEEEFIVQVMPLSDSDEN
- the rocF gene encoding arginase — protein: MDKKVKLIGAPSCFGQPRLGVDLGPDAIRYTNLVGRIKSLNVDIKDLGNIEAEKINVEIHSKEKNDNLRNLEEVIKFNEKLAKQVDEVVENGDFPFIIGGDHSIALGTLSGLSKHYENLGVIWYDAHGDLNDSKTSPSGNIHGMPLAQALGIGHEKLVNLYEDGVKIKPENVVLIGVRDLDEGEIEYIKENNILCFTMDDVARLGIGRVMEETVSYLKDKTDGIHLSLDVDGLDPQFTPGTGTPVVNGITLRETNQALTYLHDQDVISSFEIVEVNPLLDEKNKTAEVATYIAEVFFGKKYL